Proteins found in one Meiothermus sp. Pnk-1 genomic segment:
- a CDS encoding Lrp/AsnC family transcriptional regulator, whose product MASDPQKLLDPINLAILHELQQDARLSYSELGRRVGLSTPAVTERVRRLEDRGIITGYGARLDLARLGYEITALIEVAAPPSRYPQVVEFARGKLEVRECYFVTGEASFVARVVTRSIAHLQELIQQMMVFGNTRTSVVLSTPIIKETFELGQG is encoded by the coding sequence ATGGCTTCCGATCCCCAAAAGCTGCTGGACCCTATCAACTTGGCTATCCTGCACGAACTGCAACAAGACGCCCGGCTTTCCTACAGCGAGCTAGGCCGACGGGTGGGGCTTTCTACCCCCGCCGTCACCGAGCGGGTGCGGCGGCTCGAGGACCGCGGAATCATCACCGGCTACGGGGCCCGGCTGGATCTGGCTCGCCTCGGCTACGAGATCACCGCCCTCATCGAGGTAGCGGCTCCCCCTAGCCGCTACCCCCAGGTAGTGGAGTTTGCCCGGGGTAAGCTCGAGGTGCGCGAATGCTACTTCGTGACCGGAGAGGCTTCGTTCGTGGCCCGGGTGGTGACACGCTCCATCGCGCACCTGCAAGAGCTCATCCAGCAGATGATGGTCTTCGGCAACACCCGCACCTCGGTGGTGCTGTCTACCCCCATCATCAAGGAAACCTTCGAACTGGGGCAGGGGTGA
- the truB gene encoding tRNA pseudouridine(55) synthase TruB encodes MALFAVDKPLGITSHDVVDAIRKQLGTRRVGHTGTLDPLATGVLILASDASTKLVPFLSAEDKEYLAWVSFGATTETLDAEGPVTAEVPARFSRRDLETTLTRFLSLTEQVPPAYSAVKVGGVKAYEAARKGESLELVPRPVRYLEATLLAFDPALKAYHIAPSPHGWEIAPVKGRQAPGDAGTQRGRPVALPRALGEYPTAVIRLVVGSGTYIRAFARDLGEMLGTKAFLSGLVRTRVGRVGLERCVPLEQIDPKRSLEETQVLSFPLVQLSHTEVKRVLEGVPLPIPAQGYVALLDSRRRLVAIAEGDGFKLKIKRVFKG; translated from the coding sequence ATGGCCCTGTTCGCCGTGGACAAACCCCTTGGCATCACCTCTCACGACGTGGTGGACGCTATCCGCAAACAGCTAGGAACCCGCCGGGTGGGGCACACCGGAACCCTCGACCCCCTAGCCACGGGGGTACTGATCCTGGCGAGCGACGCCTCGACCAAGTTGGTCCCCTTTCTCTCCGCCGAGGACAAGGAGTACTTGGCCTGGGTCTCCTTCGGCGCGACCACCGAGACCCTCGATGCCGAGGGTCCGGTGACGGCGGAGGTTCCGGCGCGCTTCAGCAGGAGAGACCTCGAGACCACCCTGACGCGCTTTCTTAGCCTCACCGAACAGGTGCCCCCGGCGTATTCGGCGGTCAAGGTCGGTGGGGTCAAGGCGTACGAAGCGGCCCGGAAGGGGGAGAGCTTGGAGCTTGTCCCCAGGCCGGTTAGGTACCTCGAGGCCACCCTGCTGGCCTTCGATCCGGCCCTCAAGGCCTACCATATCGCCCCTTCGCCCCATGGCTGGGAGATCGCCCCAGTGAAGGGCCGACAGGCCCCCGGCGATGCCGGTACTCAGCGAGGCCGCCCGGTTGCGCTTCCGCGGGCGCTGGGAGAGTATCCCACCGCGGTGATCCGCTTGGTGGTAGGCAGCGGAACCTATATCCGAGCCTTTGCCCGCGACTTGGGGGAGATGCTGGGGACCAAGGCCTTTTTGTCAGGGTTGGTGCGGACCCGGGTAGGGCGGGTGGGGCTGGAGCGCTGTGTACCCCTTGAGCAAATTGATCCCAAGCGCTCCCTGGAGGAGACCCAAGTCCTCTCCTTTCCGCTAGTGCAGCTCTCCCACACCGAGGTGAAGCGGGTGCTCGAGGGTGTGCCGCTCCCCATCCCAGCCCAAGGGTACGTAGCTTTGCTGGACAGCCGCCGTCGCCTCGTCGCCATCGCCGAGGGAGACGGCTTCAAGCTCAAGATCAAACGGGTATTCAAAGGCTGA